In Glycine soja cultivar W05 chromosome 10, ASM419377v2, whole genome shotgun sequence, the genomic stretch tttatccggtattttatttcttttatttaaaaatatattgaattagaaaatatccattataaatattaaaaaaattatcatctgtttcttttttttttttccttctaaacccaATACCAATCCTGGAGTCATAGATTATAGATGttacaaaatacaaattataaatcacTCACAAAGTCAGAAGAATATAGGAAGAATATCATttgcagttaaaaaaaaaggaagaacatattttccttcttttaataCCCGTATATATTGGTTTACTCCCAAAATACACAAATATTACAAATTActgtgtaatttttttcacaCTACAAATTTTGGATAGCACAATTCCAATAGCATTTAACAAAAGGAAATggagatttcatttttttttttttctgtcgcCCCATGTCATCGAGAATAATTCTAAACAAATAAACTAAGTTAAAATGCAACATTGTTTTCTACAAACCTAGTCACATGGAATGTTACCATTTGCTCCTTTTCAAGTTCAACTTATTTCTCAATATTcagtttctttctcttttggaGATGGACTTGTAAACTTCTTTGTCTTGAGATGAACTTGTGAACTGAGAGTCTATGATAGCACAACTCTTACttcaaaagaaaaggaaattagTAAGTATTTGAAACAAGAGTGTTCTtactttacaaaaataaaataaatttttggagttgattttttaaaagtgagatGACCAActaattacaatattatttggTCAAGTCCCAATATTAGATAGGAAactatatttcaaatatttaaaactttaatGTCCAACCATTTAAAAGTTCACAATATtaagagttttatttttttattgataaattttaattgttagtttattaactttttgttagtaaaaaagatcaaatttatgacatttttttctttctcttatttcttaatcACCCCATCAatcttatatctttttattaagAGCTTTGTTGAATTGAGATTACGTCAAGTGTCATCCTAGATGACACTGTTCGAAAGGAAAACTAGTTGGCATTCTCATAAATTCACCAAGATGTTAACTATTCAATTTATGACAAATTCACAAAGGCCAAAAATTGAATAACCAGCACTAGCCAATTTGTTATAATGCTAACTGATCTATCCTTCAACCAAAATCATCAACACCTTGTAATCTGAGTTCAACAAAACTTAACATATTGTGAGCTTCTAAATAGGTGAATACAAAAATTTCAATCagtgaatatttttattgaatccGATTAAGCTGTTGATACCGCTCGAAAGTGAAACCAGTTAACACTcacaaatttacaaaaaaatgccATGAACAATCAACCTTCTAGTAATTCAAATTCAACAAAACTTTTAGTCAACATCAAGAATTTTCAATAACTAAAATCTACTTTTCTCATCTAAGGAGACCAGACTGGTCTCTAGAAAATACATCTAccctatttatttttgttggcaaagtaaaaaaaagtcaGTTTCACACTTTTTTCACATATACTACCAGACTCGCAAACCCAAAATACAGTATGataggaaaataaattaaaaataaaacaaatataaaatgaattgagtGATTAAgatacaagaaaagaaaaataatcgcAAATTCGATCCCCTCTACGAACAAACTaacatttaaggataaaaaaaaaaaaaatagagtaaaaacaGGAGAGGAAGAGGATTTCAATTCTCTAACTCATCTGAGGAGATACAGCATATTGCCTTTTATAGGCAAATTCTTACATTGATATAATAAACTCCTAGGCGGTGGAGAGTATTCTTATCTTGCAAGCTGTATAGATTGCAACCGCTTCTCTTTGcggttcacttttttttatttatttaaagagaataagcttgatttaatttttaacaccCAGAACGTATGTCAAATTTGAAATAGCCTCAATTAGAAAACAGGTTTTGGCCACTTAATGAACCACCGTGTCTAACAGAAAAACAAGTATTTCCATGTTATTTGCAAAAAGATTAAAGAGGAAAAATCAGAAAGGAAGGGACCAGTATATTGAATTGTGAGAGAGAAGCCAAATAGCAACCATGTGAATCAACTCAAATGTACTACAACTTGGAAATCACATACTTATTTGAAACGCACTGCAGCTTCAATAAGACTTCTTCTCGCATCAATCCCTTCCTCGTGAATATGTTTGAACACCAAAAATAATGTAACTAAACCGAATTTTAAATTTGAGCAGAAGTAAACCTTCATTTGTAAGCAGCTTTCACTGCTTTCTGAGCTGCATCATCTAAATCTTCAGCCGTTATTAATGCCATACCACTTTCCTGTTGAATCATTGAGTATCAAAAACATATTAAGCACTTGCTAACATTAATGCTTCGTTTTCTATaagattatattaataaatctaACATTTACCTTCAATATTCTTTTTCCTTGATCAACATTGGTGCCTTCCAGACGAACTACAACTGGTACTTTCAGTGCAACCTTGAATATAATGGCAAGAAAAGTAAATGCTATTATAATACCAGGATAAGATAGGTATCATGttcaatcacaattttttaaaattaaaaaggaaaaaataaataaaagaaggcCGAGGACAATGATATTAGTTCTttatatctaattttatttCAGAAATTGTAATATCAACAATTACATCAACATcgtaaacaaaaattgaaatctTACATGGGATCAAATATAAAGAATTTACATGTTCTTGACTAACCTCTTTTGCAGCATTCACTATTCCACTTGCTATAACATCACACTTCATTATACCACCAAAAATGTTAACCAAAATTGCCTTCACTTTGTCATCAGCAGTCAATATTttaaatgcctcaacaacctgATTTACATAATTGCattaaatatgaacaaaaacatCATAACATGGAGAACATTAAAGGTATCTAGGAAAAaactatacaatttttttaatataatcttTTTGGAGTAATGTCTGAGTTAATGTACCAGCAGATTACAAATTGATCTGATAAAGGAACACATAAGAACAATCATATTGATCATAATAGTGTAACTAGCAATAACATAATAGGGAGCAATCCAAACTATAAAACATTACCTGGTTTTCAGAGGCATTGCCACCTACATCCAGAAAATTGGCAGGAGTACCCCCATGCAATTTAATTATATCCATTGTGGCCATTGCTAACCCTGCTCCATTCACCATGCAGCCAATTTCTCCATCTAAcccaatataatttaaatctgCCTTTGCAGCAGTCACCTGTTCAAAGATAAAAGGCACATACAATGTTACACAAacagtaaaaagaaagaaggttcAAGGATATAAGGGCTTAATAATCAAGCACAAACAGATCATGCAAAATCTGGCATTGCCATATAGAATCTCACTGTCTTACCATAAGTATATCATAAACTTGAGCTCCAAtacatttcaaaagaatcaaagtgCAATGAAAGAAATGTAAGTAGCTACATGAGTTAGGCTGACAGGTGTATGTGGGACAGACTGAACTGGGTTTATTAACATGAACCCGCCCAATATATTGGTGAGGTCAATTTTTGGACCTGGACATGGAGCAGCCCAATTAATAATCAGGCATGTTGCTGTTACATAGTTaagtcttaaaatttaaaagtagaaACTAAGGGATGTTATGCAATATTATCATGTTATGCAAAAGTTATTAATTTGAGTCAACTAGTCAAGCATTTTATTATTCATCACTAATTACAAAAAATGCTTTTTATAATACTGTGGCATCATGCCAAGTTGGGCGTACCAAAATGTCTTGAATTTAACCCAAATCACTACACCTAATTTATAGAGCCCAAGATATCCCAATTAGATCTGAGCTGGGTTGAGCCCCCCCAGCTCAGGTGGCAAAGATGGAATGGGAATATGCCTATAGGGATCATATGCTCCATTCACAAGTAAggtaaaacacaaacaaaataagAAGTAAACCTCTCGAGGGTCCTCTTGTGTTGTATCACGGAGAGAAAATATCTCTTTCTGGCGATATGCAGCATTATCATCAAAATTCAACTTAGCATCAGCAGCCACCAATTGGTTATCAGCTGTCTCCGCTATGGGATTGATCTgttcaaaataatcaattttcatTATAGACATTCATAAATTAAGCTTGTATGAAGTGCAAATGCTTACTTCCAAAAGAGTGCAGTCACAatcaacaaaaagtttatacaaaTTCTTCACTTGTTCAATCGACTTATTTCTATCAGCCACTTTGAGAGCCAAACCATCAACAACCTTTGCAGCACCTTCATCAGTAATACCTTCAAAAACATCAACAGGTACCTACTAGAAAGAAAGAGTACATCAGGTATATCTTGCAAAGAAGACTGCTCAGGTGAAAAAACTAAACCATGATGAGAAATGCCAAGGACAACAAACCTTTATAATCATGTCCGGAAATTTCTCTGCAAGGTCTTCAATGCTGGTTCCTCCCTTACTACAAGCAATTATAATCTGCAAAAGCAAAaacataataagaaaagaattataataagcaacataaaaaaaatttattggttaaatttaaagaaactgTAATGAAGGAAAGAGGGAGCCACACATTATAGAAGTTATAAGAATTTAAATTCGTATATAACGCAAATCAAAGAAAATTTTTTGAAGCAGGAAACTTACTGGACCAGCACTCGTACGATCCAGTGTTATAGCAAAGTACATCTCATTTACAAGTGACAGCTTTTCACACAAGTAAACCtgtaaaaaatggaaaattcaACATCAAACAACCAACCCCTTTTTGTGTATATCTCTATATAAAAGGATTGAAAgagaccaaaaacaaaataaagtagCAGCTGTCATTGTGtatccatttttaaaaaatagcgaAACTATGAGCATTACATTTGCAATATCCTATTGTATTGAGTGACATGAAATTTACTTTCATTATCAAATCCAATGGAACAAGTGGTTATCAGTTTATAACTTGAAGTAATGACTGGAAGCACCAATTTATTAACTGAAGATATTACAAATAAGAAACAATACCCATGGAGGCTAAAAAAAGGTGGCATATATTTTccataaagaaaacaaacaataaCTACTCAACCATAATATGTGTGTGTGAAAGGTTCATATCATTGCATTGCCTTGACTTAGAAATGAAAATTCCAGGCATAAACATGCATACTGAAAATGCTAGCATATCTGCATATAGAATGAATAATTTCAAACCTTGCTAACTATTTTTCCCTGAGGACCAGTCTGTTTGGTAACTAGTATCTGTCCAAGCATCTTCcctgaaataataataatgacaatgacaacaacaaaataacaataacaaaaaaaataccacTGGAAAATAGATTATAGAGGATTACATCCTCTATGAATtcaatataataaatcaatacgATTGAGCATGTTATGCTATAGTACATAGTTTTGTATTGAAAACCAAGGACATAGAATGAGAAGAAGGAAATTCACAATTAGAGGAATAAAGGAGGAGACATGCATTACCAGCTATGTCTTCAACCTGGTCAGTCTTAACAATGTGCACTCCTCCCTTAAGGCCGCTTTTGAAAGTTCCCAAACCTCGTCCGCCGGCTAAAATTTGACTCTTAACCACCAACTGCACAATAATCCCAGTTACACTCCCAGTCATCACAGTAACATGCAAATGCAATACTCTTTACCAACTAAGGCATTTGATAATGTTTCTTTACTGGAAACTTGCAGAACTAGGGTTTCAATTTGTTACACAGggaattaagaaaaacaaagaacaGTTTGCAATTCTGAAATTCACTTCTTAGTGTTATTTGTGAGCATCAAGTTGTGGCATAGGTTACCTCATTTTCATTAGGGAAAAGGTCCTTGATGACCTTTCTGGCCTCTTCAACAGAGGAAACAGCCACGCCTCTCGGAACGTTGACTCCGTGTTTGCTCATCAATTCAGCACCCTAGGTTTATGGAAATTCAATAGGCGCTATCAGCGACGACGCTAGGTCAATCATTCAATCAAAGAGCTTCAATACAAATAAACATACACGATTTCACAAATTAAACATTCAATGAACTCCAGATTCATCATCCACAGAAACGATTTATTAtcattctaaaaataaataaaaaaattaaaaaacaaaggcCAGATTCAGCAAGAGGAATATATAGCGAAAGGAACAGATTTCGCGAAGCTTGTAATAATATCCAGATTCAGCGAGAGGAGTATATAGCGAATTGGAATTGATTTGTGAATCGTAATAATATCCATAacggtgagagagagagagagagagagagacctgGTACTCGTGGATGTTGAGGCGGCGGAGTTGATTGTGCTGCCATTTTCCGGCGACCGAGAGGGAGCGAGAGACGAGCTTGTTGAGCAATCCTCTCACCATTGTTGTTGTGGATTTCAAGATCGGACACTCACACGATCAAAAATTAACTCGATTCGATTCTACAAAgagaaatcaaaaaaagaaaaccacTGCCTCTACGCTCTccttcaacgttcaaacactgCGCAGCCTGTGCCAAACGCAAAGACCGGACCCtagcaaatttttttattttaaaataagaaaatttctaAATGGTAAGTGCTataactttgtttttcttttttcttttatgtaatAAGGAATCGTATTATTGCCTTTACGTACCTGATATCGTATATCCGTATATGGTTGCAAAATAAACTACTAATTATTTATCACAATAATAAATAGTTCTTTAAATCatgattaaattaagaaaatatgttGTTACTACCCTTCTTTTAGGAttgaaagaagaggaagaggatggGATTATTTATAGATCTGGTGGTATTTTGGAAATATTAAGCGTGGGGTTAATTTAGTATGATAATTTGTATTCCGTTTCATTCGTGGTAAAATTATTTTGGGTTAGTCACATATGATAAGTGCCATTAGCACTAATAGATTGAAAGAAACTTATAGtttacaggaaaaaaaatatatatatttttagtttatgtaatttagtattttttattttttgttcttgtaaaattatttttttagtttttataaattatgtttgttttatttttaatcttttaaggtagcttaaataatgttttaaacaataaaaaaatgttatctaaaacgttttaagaattaaacataaaataaatataatttttaaggattaaaaataattttataagaaaaaaatattgaattaaagaactaaaaatatgcCGAAAAAATTGTGTTAATGGTATGGGCCTATCTAATATGGTTTGATTTTATGGACCTtggattcaaaaaaaaaaaaaggaggagtTAGCTAGCTTGTAAAGCTTAAAACCCGAAGACCAAGATCATCTGGAAGCTTAAAGCCCatgttttttcaaataattgtgAGAATACATTCGGGGTTATTCTTTCtacaaacaataattttttttctacacctaacatattttttaaaaattccaattttatcctttatatttcttcttcattccttcatTTTATCTGTTTTTCGTATAGcctacggattgacaatccgtaaggcactgtttatttgaaatttttggcGCGTATGTTAATCTTCTTTTTCTCCTCCACGAAATTAGTGTTGATATTGTTCATGGTATGTGTTTGTTGTTCGTGACTCTTCCCTAATTTCTCCTCTGGTAGTTCCTTGTTGTCCTTCACGAGTTTCCTCTCCTTCGTCGTTGTGAGTAGTGTTGCATCATTAccgataagtttttttttccttcgtttacTCCATACGAATTGTCATTCCGTATGATTTATACAAATTGTTAATccgtatggttcatacaaatTGATGATTCGTAAAAACTATACAGATTGACAATCGATAGAAACCTTATGGATTGTCAGTCCATATACGTTCAATACAcaggaaaagaaaacacaaacaacaaaactcaTGGCAACGATAGCAAAACGAATGTGGACACCAACGATGAGCATATATGAATTGATGAAGATGAAACCACGGATTAAAGAGAAGATGAGAGAATTtgagaagagaaataaaatatgcaTGAATGAATGATGCAAACAAACGAATTCTCAATCCGTATTTCACATTTAAGAGTTAATgaaaaagagacaaaattaatttttcactcAAAATACTGGGTGTAGAATAAATGGTGTTGGGTGCAACCAAACAAAAATCTCATGCATTTGATGGGTTGAACCAGTCACCCATTACTTGAAGAGgagttgatttattttatttttttaacatccaTAAATCGATTTTTTATaccagaaaaacgaaaaaaccGCACCACCTTTGATCAACCCGTAATATTTTCATGTCTGGAAGGAATGGAATTGCGtggataaaaaattactttattctATCATATGCTAGATATGCTACATTATTTTTTCGATAATATCCTATCATATGctacataaatataatataaatgtcCCAGTATAAATTTATACGAACTATCATATATATCCACTTCCCGACTGATGTGACCGTTGGATATTTATTTTCTAGTGTGTCTACCCTATTCTAACCGATAATGtgataataatatttgttattgaCTTTTCGCACTTCTATCAAGGATATAGGAGGACAAAGATTGCTCGCAAAAAATACAGAATACAGGCCAAGACAATGAAACAGATCCAAGAGAGAATGGGATTAAAGCACAGAAATATCTAATAATTAACGACAACGAGTCCACGACCACAGAAATTTACCTGAAAGGATGAATGAACGTATTCCACAATGCATTATTAAAGTTCATAGGTGTAAATTATAGAAACGTTAATCTTGTACGGCTGAAAATGGGAACAGATCATCTACCTGGAAGTTTCATAAAGCCAGAAATTAGCTCTAAgtttcatattaaaaaacaaaaaaaataaaattgaatagtCAAATGCTTTAAAGAGAGTCTTTAGTTGAGAAgctgttattataaaaaaatataaacccaACCATGTGCTATTATACATTgcc encodes the following:
- the LOC114371938 gene encoding succinate--CoA ligase [ADP-forming] subunit beta, mitochondrial-like; amino-acid sequence: MVRGLLNKLVSRSLSVAGKWQHNQLRRLNIHEYQGAELMSKHGVNVPRGVAVSSVEEARKVIKDLFPNENELVVKSQILAGGRGLGTFKSGLKGGVHIVKTDQVEDIAGKMLGQILVTKQTGPQGKIVSKVYLCEKLSLVNEMYFAITLDRTSAGPIIIACSKGGTSIEDLAEKFPDMIIKVPVDVFEGITDEGAAKVVDGLALKVADRNKSIEQVKNLYKLFVDCDCTLLEINPIAETADNQLVAADAKLNFDDNAAYRQKEIFSLRDTTQEDPREVTAAKADLNYIGLDGEIGCMVNGAGLAMATMDIIKLHGGTPANFLDVGGNASENQVVEAFKILTADDKVKAILVNIFGGIMKCDVIASGIVNAAKEVALKVPVVVRLEGTNVDQGKRILKESGMALITAEDLDDAAQKAVKAAYK